CAAGCAATTCTAAAAATTCACTTCTATTCTTATAACGAACTAGCGGTCTTATGATACCTAACGGTTTTACAGTCTCACCAGTGTAATATCTTAAAGTTAATTTGCAAGGTTGTAGGGTAAGGTCGCTAAATAGTCTATCGTAACATTCGCGACTAATACAAGACACTGCACTACCTGTGTCACATTCCATAGCAATGTCTTTGTTATGAACGTTAAGTGTtatataaataggtttacaaCTTGATATCGACAACCGACAAACATCAACAAAAATTACCTCGTCACTGTCCTCCTCCTCGTTCCTGCTAGTGTTTTCCACGTCTACCTGATATTGTTTCACTATATTAGGACACACCCGCCGCAGGTGCCCTTGCCGGTTGCACACTCGACACACGTAACTTGTGAACTTGCACGTTGATTCATTGTGGTTCGCGCCACACACTCGACATGGCCGCTGTGGCCGAGCTCGCTCCCCCAGCCGAACCCGCTCGCTCAGCACCGATGTCCCCGCCTCGTGgcccgcgcgccgctcgcgggAGCCTCGCCGCCCGCGCACCTCGCGCCTCCCCGCGCCCGGCTCCCCGTCGCGCTCCGCCATGCCCGTTGCCTGCCGTCTCGTCGTTATCGCCTGACACGTAACCGTCGACGTGGCGTCAGTTCCCACTGCCGATTTAGACCCTTCTACCATAGCGGCGTCCTTCTCGGCTGATTCCATGCTGGAGGCAAGTTTATACGCCTTGGCAAAATCCAATTTCGACTCTGCGAATAACCGTTGCCTAATATTCTCGCTTGCTATTCCGCACACCAGTTGATCTCTCAAACTTTCCTCCAGCCAACTTCCGAACTCGCAGGTCTTCGACATTTTCTTAAGTACCGCCACATACTCGGATATGGTTTCACCCTCCTTCTGTTTTCTATGCCTGAACTTATACCTCTCAGCGAGTTCACTCGGTTTAGGTTGTAAATGTTTGCCCATTATATCTGATAACTGCTCAAACGTCTTCGTCTTCGGTTTATTCGGTGTACACAGATTGACGAGCAACTCATAGCTCTCTGCTCCCATAACAGTTATTAATGTCGGCACATGTAACTCGGCTTTTATGTCATTCACAAGGAAGTACTGCTCTAACCGTTCGATATATAGTTTCCAATCGTCGTTGTGTACGTTAAACTCGCCTATTTTTCCGATCGTCATTGTTTAACACTCTTTCCTTCACACGCGAAAAGATCCCATCCTCGTCGCCACTGAAGCATATATCGATGCAGGTCAATCGTCAGCTAGGAGCGGAATAAAACAACGTACGTCTCGATAGCACAGCGTGTATTGGTAGACTAGTTTGGTGGTGGTGACAATCTTATAACTAACAAAATACTTACTACCCACATAGCATAAATATTAACATACATCACATACATGTTATGaggaaacaaaataatgtattttatgaaaGCATGCAAAACGCTCTGTGAAAAGCCCTTATAAATGATAATTtatatgtcattattatttagatccattactttattattattcttgacAAAAGTGTCATGTAGAATCTCAGTCTTAGAATTACGCTGGTACTGGTTTGATCACGATTAGTCATCGTCATTTAGAATTAACTCGATGGTTCCGAGAAGACCAAATataccaaattattcaaactgAGCCACATAGCTTAGCATTTTTTTGTCATCAACAACATACTAAGTGTTGTTGGATTGTTAAATTTTGCCATAGGTTATTAACACGTTCTGTGTTAATCAGAACAAGTTTAATGGTGACATAATAAGTCATTTATCAACTTACCTCCGGCTGTTGTTTTCTGTCGTCGAGTTTTGTTTCTTCCCACGCCACAATAACAAACAATCGAAAGCCCCTTTTTTGAACGGGGGCTTTAACATTTTCCACCGCTTTCTAAAATCAATAGTCTTTGAACTTCCACTTTCACTAGTGTCCACACTAAGGATATTTGGTTCTGAAACACCTTTTCTTAAATCACTAACACTATTTGATTTCTTAGTAACCTTTTCAAAATTTAACGTTGAAACAGATCCAGTAGGGGGGCAGGTTTTTCTTTTCGATAAAGGTGTTGAAGTTGTAAAGGATGTATCACCACACTCTAAGCCACTGTCTGAGAACTCTGAAATGTCCGTAACGCCTTCGCAGATACTGTGGAGTTTGGGTCTTCTATTTGGTATGACTGGAGCGACTGTTTTCGCATTTAATATACTGTTTGGTTCAAAATTTTTACTTTTCATATTGTGGTGGATATCGACAAACGCCGTGACATCCTCGCAGCTTTTGGTGTTATACTTGGATAATGTGAAGTATGTTTTGGGTTCCTGTTTTGGGTCTGCTTCAACCTCCATCTCGCCGATGCTTGTTAGATTGTCCTCACTTTTAGATAGCACTTTCAGATTTGTTAACTTTTTTGCTCTCGGTGGTCGTTTTGGGGAAGTGTCAGGCGAGTGGCGCACTACCGAATAGGGTTCGTCCGCTCTCTTAGTGGGCTTCGAGTACTTTGCGATAATTCTGTTTATTTCAGCGTTGTTCTTACGTCTATATGTATGTCGTTTGAAGTTGAGTGGCTGTTGATAAGCGTCGGCTACTGTTGCTCCCGCGACCCTGGCTGACCTTTCGCGCCATTCGGCCACTTTGTCCTCTATCAGCCTCTGCAGCTCTAGAGCGCGCATCATCGGCCCTATCTCTGGCATTTTTATGATATCTCTAACTATGTATTACGTATTTATATATTTGGCGATATCTTTGGTAACTTGTACAAAGTTGCTTTCAATAGAACCGCATAAatctgaaataaaacaaaaaaaaaaacataaacaaatcgCTTCCCTTGGATCGAACGTCTAAGgaaacatattttcattataatgaAGTCAGTCACGAAAGGTCTTCGAATTTCGACGTTCCTCCTTCAATTAGTGGCCTAGTTAATCAACAGGTCTAATTAAATGTGTAGAAGCCCTTCGAATTCCACAATGACACAATGCTACTGCAATTAACTCGGCATGCGTAATGTGGATCGTATGTCTATCAGTGTTATCTACAAAGTagggtaaattattttataggtttatttatttagagcGTTCAAGATGTCTCACGAAGATCACTTCTTAGAATATAATGCTTTTAGCTAcattcaaaaacatatttatatttttccatATACATAAATGTGTGTTAAGGAAAGTTTTTCTTGAAGTGGTGACGTAGTAAGTGCTACAGCTGACGATGACTAATGTAATGTCAACAAATTACACCAGCTGTCTGCTAATAATTGTCACTCGTAAAGACACTTGATCGCAGATGATAAGGCCGGACTTTCCGTAAGTCCAGCGCACAGGTAAAGCCTGACCAAGATTTTGAAGCTTTTCACGATTATGTTAAGAATTAAATGTACATATTAGATAATTATAAATGATCTAGGCTCCTAATGTAGAGTCGATATCTCCCGACCATTGGTTTTTTGTAGAGCACAGATTAAGGCAAAGAAAATACCTATATGTGAGAATATCATAAGTAACATTAACAAAGAAAATTAGTTGGCGTTACAATAATTCTTTGGGATAGCAGAGACCAACAATAACAAACTCATATCCACTAACCTCCTATTCAGAGGAAGTGCCAACGGCGATTTCTAACGTCGTCCTTCCGAAAACGTAGGTACATCTACCTGACCTAACGAACATACACATTAGTGCATCCTACCACCGGCACACAGCTATTATACAAAGTACAGGAACTGTGTCGGAAATATTGAATCTTTATCGCAGCGAATCTTGATAAGAATTTCATGTTTGTTTGGCAATATTTCAAGGCAACCTTCTACCTCATTCTTCACTATTATTGGGGTCATTTGGAGAGACGGGGAGCTAAGAAACGTATTATATTATGtccataaaaatatactaaGTGTAAATGTTCCCCATAGGGTATCATCAGACTTCGGCTAAGCATCGTTTCCAAAAATACAAATGATTGACTGGCATCTATTACCAATACAAAtcaaaaatagtacttacatacacacataaaaacttttaacgcACGTCACTACTATATCCAGTTCAGTTATTTGCAGGCAATATAATCGATACATTTGAAAGAACTCCGTTTGATTGAATTTTAGGGCCGCTTCTATCAGTGAATACCTCGTGTTTGACAATAAATCGCTTCAGTTTTTTTACCAAACAATGCGCCTGATAACAGATAACATGTCTCGCATGAGAGAACAGAGATAAAATCGCATTCGTATGTCAGTTAACACTTCGACTTCCAGAGTTCAAGTGTTTAGAAACATCTTTCAAATACCAATTGTAGAGCAAAATTGTAATCTCGTTAACACAATGTATTCTGTAAAAGCAGAGTGTATAACGTTATCCGTCATTACGTAATTTTATTCTCGGCAGCTGAGTATGTAGGTCTTGACTAAACGCGGTTAGAAATTCTAATCAGCCTTTACGTATCACACCATAGATATTTGGGAACACTTTATGTAAGTAGTGCCAAACGTCTTCTCGACTTACATCTATTTTTTTAGATAACTTGGATGCATTGTGCCATTTGTTTCTGAAGGGCTTGggaaatattaaagtaaataaaagacaAAGTGCAGATATAccgaaaagaaaacaaaagaaaaggtAACCTTAACTTACTTGAAGCCTATGAATAATATCTTTATGAATTAATAAGCACTGGTCACTGAAATTCGCGCTTTTTACACGATAGGATCACATATTCACATAGAAGTACATGGTCGAGTCACTGTATAAGTTTACGGTCCCGGCGATGTTATGGTGCGTCAAGGCACACGTGTGTCGAGGGCACGTGCAGATTCCACAGTGAGCCAGTGAGCGTTCCAGGCGAATGCTCCTGCACTTGACTCAGCCACCAACAACCACGGACGGGCCCATCCTGCCTCTACCGACACAATGAAGTAAATAGAGCATCCACCATACGAGCGGCTTACTACTACTGTCCCATTGTCATCGTTACATAATGCCATCACTGCACATTACCTACATATGAATGTTTTCTTATTGATTAAGCGATATGCTTCCTATAAACAGTTGCACGTTTATTACAGTTTTTATGCGATAAAGTGCATCAATGGCTTGTTAGAGATATTATATTCAAAGCTAAGACAGCAGACTAAGAATTCTTGCAACTAAATCATCCAGTCGTGTTAAAATTGGCTAGAATCGAAATGTTACTAAACTGAAGTTACGCCACCCAGGTATACACTACTAGGTCCCAAACCTCGTGTTCTAGTTTCTAGCACCATGGAATAGTTAATTGCCATTATCTGTTTTCATGGGGCATTGTTCGACGCTGCGGGCGTGACAACTGCTTCCGCCAAGTTCATTGTCGCACGGGCATGTCGTTGACGCATTCGTGTCCCTCTGTGACccgcattttttttcaataagtatGTATACTCGTACACATGATTTCCAAGATAAGTAATACCTCTGCATTATTCCCCGATCGTGTGATGATGAGATTGCAGCTTTAATGACGTCCGCTATAGACAGATTAGTCAGTATCAAAATAACGGGCACGTCTCTTATCTTTTTATGGTAATCTTATAAGCGGGACTAACTATAGATCGAACTAGAACTAGTTCCATTACATAGACGACGGATGCACCCATTTATAAATCGTATAAAAACATGTTTCCAGGATATAAATACTACCTGAGCGCAATTTTCCCAATTGATGTCATTTCTAAACGAGACCAATTTTAATTAGGTGCGCTTCTGACTCTAATAAGGATATTTGATGACGCCCATAGCTCGTCAACACGTAATTAATGGCAAGGTTGTCaactattttaaacaaaaaaaaattggcaagCTCTAGTTATAAAATAGGACAAGCACTCTTAATGGACTAACATACCTTTACTGAAAAAAAACAAGCTATTCACACGTTTAAGTCAAGACAATAGTAATAGACGTAAAAGCGCTTTCGAGACTTTTTGAACTCAAAGAGAGTGAAGTCACTCTTTCAGCGCTCTAGTTTTGACATGTTCACATGTAggacatgttataaatcaatcaatcaaaaatctTTATCCACCAAAGATTCGGATCAGCGGGAATCCAAAACACGCTGACCATATAACTGATGAATAAAAGAAGAATGAATGACCTTGTCCATTGTTACAGTTCcacatttaaatacaattttgtccGTACCCAAacataatattgatttatttattttctatcacATCTTATTATCAcaccacatttatttattttttatcacacAATGCCTAATGTGTTGCAGACTATAACAAAACTTGCATCCAAATCTTGTAGCGAGAGTGCTGCCCTTTCGAACACATGTCAATTGGTAGAATTGGCTTAATTAAAAGACAAGACAAAAATCTAAATATACCTAAGTGATTCAGTTGAAACAAGGATAAAGACAACCATTTATCCGGCTCAACCATGTAATTGTACGTACTTGTTATTGTTTTCTAGGAATATTTTAGACAATTTATCTCAATCAATCAAGTTGTCTGTCCCTGAAGTAATTCTGAGCGTTAGTTCAGTGACGCTTTGGTTACGATTTAAGTTTTAGTCCTCAAACTAACAAACAATCCCTCTTGCTCGCCCGCACTTTCTCGTGCATTTCTACTTTATCTGTACCTAACTGATGTCAGGACCTCATAAGTTACATAAATCGGTACCCCCTCTGACTCTTTTTGTCTGCGTTGCTGGGGAATCCCATTGGGgaattaatttgataaacacaaTTTCGATTTGCGGTGCCTAGTTAaaccacaaaataatttaatttaattataactgcAACTTATtaagtttgaaataaatacattatccAGCGCGGTGACTAATAATTGACGGGCGTCGCAGAAAAAAAcgatttaattatataaaataaatcatttatttttgaataattcaattattgatttttttattgcgtGTTTATTCCCGACACTAAGTAGGTCAACTGTTGTGTGTGCAAATCAATTGTTATTTCACTGGACTTGGGGATTTATACAAATAACACTGATAcgtaattaatattagtttttaACATTTGTATGTTTATATATCATACATAACTAAATCAATGTAAATTGGCCCAGAGGCTTCGAGATTGTTCAAGAGTTGCaaaacaaaaaaggggtagCTACACAAATGGCTGTAAATTAGGTATCAGGTTATTTATGGGGGCTTAGCAGTTAAGTTATATGGAAGAAAGTCCAACGCACACCCGACACtttgtcataaataaataatatggccACTACTTTCGTACGCCACTTTCCCTACTTGGCAAATCGATCGCCGGATCCTGCGCATACCAATCACGGTTCAAAGTCACCTAATTTTCTTTAATTGTCTAGAGACAAACAATGAAGCATCGCTGTCAGCAGCATTACTATTCAACAGCTGTGCCATACGGGACCGTGCGTGGCATTGTCAATACATAAGAGGTCTTGGTCTTTGATCCCAAACCCGACGCAGAGAAAGTAGATTTTCACCCAAATAGGCAATTGCACAATTTAACAAATGAATTTTTACGTGAATGGAATAACTGAGAGAATTTGACCACGTATTTTCCTGTTTGGTCATTGTTATGTCACATTTTCATATTCGTAtgttttcagtaaaaaaaatcatttaagcTGTTTTGGCAACAAAGGAACTGCAAAAAAGTATAACATCGTCTAAAGAAAAGCTTATCTACAGTActtacctttaaaataaaaatgttaaataaaagctAGCTCTAGATTGGTCTACAAAagcatacaaaaaataataaaattctttatttaacttataatcacaataaataactatctacaaataatttaaataaataagtaaataaataggtacgttAAAGTCTTTTGACTGGAATCAGACTAATTTCAATGGCACCTGCTATAACCAGCATCCATTAGAACAACGACCGTTGACAGCATAACTGTGAGTTAGTTATGATGAATCTCccctgaaagaaaaataaatagcatTACTTACTAGTCTCGAACCAATCATATCTGATGTGGGAAAAAATCCCCACAAATAAATAGCATTTTAAACGTGGGTCTGTTTTGCAGGAATAATTCATTGCTTATCCTCTGCTACTTCCTTCAATACCTTTGTACATAGTTTACAAGAAAGTAGTCTTAGAGTTTTGCAGTATGAGtctttttttagtttgttttgttgaCCCCTTAAACCTACTTAGTTATTTtcggttttaattttaaaacatgtaattaaaaacattgtgtaAATAACATGACCTTTTCATCATACGTTAATGAACCAATTAGTAATGTACAACTTTATGATACATAGCTAATTACATATACGATTTTTCGTCTGCAACTGAAACTGTACGTTGGATAATGTGTTTTAACTTACCtgaaataaggttgaaattcgTAGATGTCGTCTAGGACTCTGCGCACGCGACACGTGACGTTACAGTTCGGCTGCTGCTGTCCGTACACGGAGATAGCTCGCTCCAACAACTGATGAACCGAAGTTAACTCCACCACTATGTAACAAACAAGAATTTCAGTTCAATAATACAAGTAAAAGCATGTTCTTTCTTATCGGTGTTTTGTAAAAAATTAATTGCAATCATATGGCAATTGATAGCTATGTAAATATCGATTTGtggcttgttttattttatctaaaattatacatacattgttattattttgcaaTTATATTTGTCATGTCACGAATTTTTGCATAACATTTACAATCTTCAGCTACCTTCCCGTGTCAgaagtattgaaattaaattaaataacaggTTAATTTGTAAAACACTCAGAAATATATAGTGAACTCGTTTTAAAATTGTCTCTTAttaaataatacctaagtaTCGATCAAGGGATGGGAAAACAAGAAAAGTACCGACACTGtcaagaatatatttttcagttttaattGCGGCTGATTGCCTAAAAAAAACTATGGCTTAAGTAAGTAGGCACACAGTTTGGCAAAGATTTACTCTTGAACAGCTACGACTTGTAAGGACACTTGTCAACCAAGGATTTAGGATTAGGTACTAGTataatatagtaaaattatttcttttacttcTTCTATGTAGCTACAGGTACACAACGTAAGGTAGATAGACGCCATTCCCGGGATTTCTTCCCGAGTGCGTATTATTTAATTCCTGTACTAGAGATACCAAGACGCAACCGGATCCAAACCTATATGGTacctaacttaaaaaaaaaccccatccatataaaataatgtaggtacatattgatTATTACTTACAGTTTTTGGCTCCAAAGTTTCGCTCATCCTCGTCAGTGTTGCCACCGCCATTGTTGTCCTTTTTGAATGAAATAAGTTTCGGTATCACCAACAACATACAAACCACGGCAAGCATAGTCACAAGCTTCTTGAAGATCAAAAGTTTCAACAGCAATTTTGCTATTGTCAAGATGTCTAGTTTCAACGACAATTTATCCAAAAATCCTAGGGCGGGTGCAGTGTAGGGTACCCCGTAAGATGGTTTCAGGGGTGGCCCATATATTGGTGGTGGCAAAGGCTTATGAATTGGTGGGCCGTATGATTGAGCTGGAGGTCCGTACGTCTGGGCTGGAGGGCCGTACGAAGGAGCTGGCGGCCCATAGCTATGCGCCGGAGGTCCATAATTTGGAGAAGGAGGACCATAAGTGTTCGGAGGAGCATTGTATGTTA
The nucleotide sequence above comes from Helicoverpa zea isolate HzStark_Cry1AcR chromosome 10, ilHelZeax1.1, whole genome shotgun sequence. Encoded proteins:
- the LOC124634177 gene encoding histone-lysine N-methyltransferase SETD1A, whose translation is MAIFKYIAVILACGACVSAIVGPGNETKSALSKTDTYLDAYSKSRIEAEKAKQGVVIITAKDGEKKISNRDDSYQSASGYDYSPPFSSDSSFSSSGSSSYSGSNSYSSPSSSYGPPVKFEPEITYNAPPNTYGPPSPNYGPPAHSYGPPAPSYGPPAQTYGPPAQSYGPPIHKPLPPPIYGPPLKPSYGVPYTAPALGFLDKLSLKLDILTIAKLLLKLLIFKKLVTMLAVVCMLLVIPKLISFKKDNNGGGNTDEDERNFGAKNLVELTSVHQLLERAISVYGQQQPNCNVTCRVRRVLDDIYEFQPYFRGDSS